The Prionailurus bengalensis isolate Pbe53 chromosome E2, Fcat_Pben_1.1_paternal_pri, whole genome shotgun sequence region GGGCCTCCTgtagtcggggtggggggggcgggcaggggcgcGGGGGCAGGAGTGGGGCCCTCACTGTTTCTCCACGGGCGCCGTGGTGGGGCTGGTGCCCACGGCCGCCTGCAACTTCTCCACCAGCCCGGCCCACTGGCGCTGCATGTCTTGCACCAAGGGCTCGAACCAGCTCTTGAGGCGGGCCTGGAAGGCCTCGGCCTGCTGGCGCATCTGGTCGGCCTGCTCCTCCATCTTGACCCGCATCTCCTCCACCTGCTCGCGCACCTCGTCCAGCCGCCCGCGCAGCTGCTGGCCCAAGGCCTCGGCCCGCTCCCGCAGCGGCTGCGCGGCCACGGCGGCCACGTTGGCGTTGCGCGCGCGCGCCTGCTCCACCAGCGGCCAGAAGCGCTCGCGGATGGAGCTGACGCTGCGCTCGGCGCCCTCGCGCACCCCGGCGCGGTACACGGCCAGGCGCTTGTGCAGGTCCTCGGCGTCGCGGAGCAGCCGCTTGCGCAGCTTGCGCAGGTGCGAGGCGAGGCGCCCCCGCAGTTCCTCCGCGCTCTGGCCCAGCATGGCCTGCACCTCGCTGCGGTACTGCGCCAGGCGGTTGCGCACGTCCTCCATGTCCGAGCCCAGCCGGGCCTGCGCCGCCTGCAGCTCCTTGGCCACGCGGGCCTGTGTCTCCGAGGCCATGGGGCCCAGCtgctcctccagctcctccctgTAGGCCTTCACCTCCTTCATGGTCTCCTCCATCAGCACCCTGGGGGGCCGAGAGGGCGGGAGCGTGCgcgtggggagggaggaaaaccgaggtggggggggggagggcaagatggggacagagacacacaggagcGGAGATGGAGAGGGAGGCGGTGCGAGAGACTGAGCTAGCCTGCGGAGGGGCGGCCAGAGGCGGGAGGAGCTGAGAAGCACAGAGAGCCAGAGACCGCCAGGAGCCCCGAGCGGAAAGAGGAAGCAAGATGTGAGCAGGGACGCCGAAGAGTTGGCGACAGGGACACAAAGAGTCccggaccgggggggggggggggggggggggggggggggggaggcttggGGGTCCAGAAGGAACGGCCCACCAGGAGCGTCAGGGGCACTCACGTCAGTTCCTGGGTGACCTGGGTGTTGAGCACCTCCTCCTGCACCTGGTCAGACAGCGTCTGCACCCAGCGCAGGTAATCCCGGAAGCGGCCCAGCGCCTGCTCCCAGGGCTGGCTGGCCTGCCACGGGGCCTCCGGCTCCAGCTCCCGCTCCAGCTGCGGCTCCGGCTCCACATCGGCCCAACATCCTGCGCAGAGCAAGTTCACGGGCAGTCAGGCTGCTCTGCCCCCTCCAGGCACGCGGCACTGGTACCCAGTAGGTGCTCCACGAACGCGGGGCTGCTTTACGGGGCACTGGGAGCCGGAGGAAGAAGGATGCCCAGTGCGTTTGACCGGCTGGCAAGCGTATATGTGTCTACGCCTGCTCCACGCGGGGCTGTGTGGTGGTGATGGGGAATAAAACTAGTCACGGCTGACACTAATCTGGTGCTTGCTGCCTGACAACAACGCGTTAGGAACTGTTAGAACTCCCATTTTAAGgacggggaaaccgaggcccagagagagtaAAACAGGTCCACAGAGCCAGCGGATGTGAGAGGCCTCCCCTCAAGGGGGAGACAGACCCGCAGAAGGAGGGACCCAGGGATGGAAGGagggcaaggtgggggggggggtgcacgtgaggatgggaggggaaggaggcgggGAACCCTGAGCAGGCCCCGCCCCCATACCTGCCAGGAGCGCGACCAGCAGCGCCGCCCACAGAACCTTCATCTTCCAGCCTGCGATTGGTCAGTATGGGTGAGAAATGTCAATCAGCAGCCAGTGGGGACCCCTCCCACCCAGAGCCCCGCCCCACCCGTTCGGGGCCTTCCAAGTCTCGCCGTCGCCCCGCCCCGTATCTGCATCAGCCTAATCCGACCACAAACATTTACCAAGCGGCCCCTCCATTGTCTATTTGGCTCCCTCATTGTCTCCTCCTATCTCCCCGTCCCCAGGTCGGCCTCTGCCGCCCAaattccatccctctctcccgGGGTTCAAATTCCAGTCACCCTGCCCCGAGTTCCACGTGAGCCCCAACTCTGGTTTGTAAGTTCCAACTTCGCATTCCTCGTCCTGCCTTCACATTCTAAGCCCCAACTTCACATCTAAACGTCATTTCCCACCTATTAGCTAATTTAATGCTCACTTGAAAGTCCTCCGATGAGCGCTCTAGCTACCTGACCGCCACCCCTGCCTCCCGCcccgccctcacccccacccctgctcctccaACTAATGGAGATCTGAGGCGGCACCGAGTAGTGACAGTGACAATTCGTGGGCTCCTGACATGTCTCATCTGGGTCTTCCTACAGGTccagctccccccccaccccccttccagcCAAGACGGAATGCCCCTGGGGCCCGCTCCTCCCCTCGATCCGTCCCCTGCTTCGGTCCTGACCCTGGCGTAGGACAGTCACCTAGCCCCCCGCCCATCCCTCACAGAAGCCTTGAGCTGGTCCCTCAACTGTTTCTCACCGGCTCCTGGGGAACCTCCTCCTTTGCCTCCGCTGGGGCTGACTAGAACTCAGGGATCCCAGACTCGTCCAATTATAAAGttccccctgccccgcccactCCTCCAGGGCCAGGGCGGCTGGGCCAGCCCCCAGTCACGAGGTGggctgttccccaccccccccccccttcacacaGCCGGcagggggaaggaggtgggggttgGAGGCTCTGTGACGCCCAGCCCCCGAGAACGAGGTGACATCTTACCCAGTAACTCAGGCACCCTCCTCCATTCTGGGGGGCTAGGCACGAAAGGGGAAAGAGCAGCATCTTCCCGGAGCACCCACCCCCTGCCCGTGTCTCTTTCTGTGGATGGAGGAATAACACTTGGGGAGGGGGCTCGGGGCGGAAATCCTGGGTCAGGGAAAAGACTGGGGGCTTGGATTCCTGGGCtctgaggggagggggctggacagAGATGGGatgagaggggtggggcagggtaaTGCATCTGCTAAAGGCCTAGGCTCTTAGAGGGGAAACCCGGGTTTTAATCTTAGCTCCTTCTTTGTGATCTGGGGCACGGATGGGCACTTCTCTGAGCCCCCTTCTCCCTGACGCGAACTTCGCAGATCCCAGGAGCGCCTACACCCGCCCTGCTCGCTCCTGGAAGAATTTGTGCTGCCGGTTAGGACCGCAGACTCTGGAACTAAAAGGCCTGGGCTTCAACCCGCGCTCAGCTGCCAGCTGTCTGACCTTGGCCCGATGATCTAGCCTCTCTGAACATCCTACTTCTTGGTCCACAAAACCAGGGGAAATAGTTGCACCCATGCCGTCATTTGTTGATGCAACAAGCCACAGCATGCATGAAATACGGAGAGTTCCTGGTACACAGCAGGGCTCGTCGCGGTGACCCACAGTGAGCTCGGTCACCTTCCCAGCAGCCTGTTCTTGAATCCTGTTtcacagagaaccccaagctgaGTGGACGTGGATGAAGCCACACGGTAAAGGGGCTGGGTTTCCCTCCCGGTCCCTGGAGGGTGTGTGGAACACGGGGTTCTAGGAGGTCAGGGGAGGCCAAAAGCCTGGTCCCAGGAAGGTGACCCCAGTGCCAGCCGGGCTCAGGCCTGTTTGCTTTGGCCTCAGAAGGCGCCGGCAGGGAACTAGTGGGTGGCTTCTCTGGGTAACGAGGGGTCATCTCTGCTCAACCGTCTCCCTCCCCAAAGCCCGTGTGTGGCGTGGCGGGTTTCGGTTCCCGTCTGGAGAGGTGTGGGGTGGGAGTTTACTGGAGACCTGGGTAATTAAACGGACacctcacctcctccccacctATGCTGGAGACGACTCTGCCCAGGCCAGAGCCAGACTCCGGCCTCTCTCCCGAGGCCCAGAAGCCCTTCATCCCCTCAGGCACAGCTGATTGCTTCTCAAGTCTCTCGAGGTGCTGGAATCCTGGCGTGGCTTCTGAAAGTGCTGACCTTCCgaccctcctctgccccttttgGAAGCCGAAGGGCCCACGGAGTCCCAGCTTGTGCCCCAATCCCTGCACGGACACATCGTCCCTGTGGTTTCAGCTGGCAGGCACAGTCTTCCGTGGCCACTCCGGCCAGGCCAAGCCGGGGTGAGTGACCACAAGAGCGAGCCCTCCCGGCGAGGGAAGGCCTGTGATGTGCCGGCAGAAGTCACACAAGTCACGGGGAGGATGTGTGATCTCAGGCCAGGCGGGGGCTCCCTCGCCGTCCACTGGCTTCCAGCCTCCGCCCCGcggcgccccctgctggccacTGTAAGGTCCGTCTGGGCGGACCGGGCAAGAGGGGGCTacacagaggaaaacagaggccTCCTATTCcactttttttcatgtatattttttgttggcttttttttttttttctgtaaaatgtccCGGTTCTTCCATAACTTATAAACATGATTTATACTGAGGGATGggtggggaagtgggtgggggcagaCTGACAGGGGATGGGGAAGCTCCTCTTCTCGCTGCCCCCTCAGGGCCGGGCCCAGGGCCCTTCGGGGGACTGGGACGCCCCAACACCTCCCTGAGGTTGTCTGGCCACCTCTGCCCCTGGTGCTCAGAATCTGGCGTGCCCCTCGATTCTGGAATCCCTCCCGGGACTCCAGGCCCACGGGCACCCTGCCTCTGGTGCCCCGAATCCTGAAGCGCCCGTGGTTCTAGAATCCCCCCTCAGCTGCTGGGGTGATGGGTCCCCTCCTTTCCGCTGCCCCCCTGGCCccgaggagggagggaagggagggggaggagggctcaGGTCTCCCCTccgtggcagggggagggggaggtgggatCTGAAGGAGGAAGGGTGGAAGGCGGGGGGGCCAGCAGGGGCTCAGCCGATGGTGAGGCCAAAGCCGCACTGGAACTTGTTCTTTCGGTGATTCAGGAAGGCCCCGAGGGCCAACGtcaggggcaggggcgggagcTTCTTCTCCAGTGTGGCGCCCACAATCCAGTTGCTGTCCATGGAGCCTGCAGGTAGATGGCTGGGTTGAGAGCCAACTTCCCATCCTGTCCCCAAAGAGTCGCGCTCCAGGCCACCTCAGATACCACCAGCCGGACTGTCGGCTTCTAGATCTCTGCCCACACTGTTCCCACCACCCGGAGACCTCTTCTCGAACCCCAAGTTCTCCAAGCCCAGGAACAATTGGCTTAGTCGTCCTCTCCCACGCTCCCCCTGCCACTCCGGGcagccctctgccccacccccaaccgtGAGCCTTGGGAGGACGGTGCCCGGCCACCACCCTGTCCCCAGCACCCTGGCACAAAGGTTGGCCTCAGAGCAGCTGCTCACATCTGCTGAACGAGAGACTGAGCCCTACGCGTGTGCAAGCCCGTGGGGCCATCCCCACACCGTGCGAAGGGCCAGTCGCTCATCTCACAGGAGCGGAGGGCAGCGCAGTGGGAACGCAAGCCCGGCCTCGGAGAGCAGGCTGACTGCGGAGAGAGGGGTCAAGGGGCAGGCACAGAAGGTAGGCTTCAGAGGCAAATAAACCCCTGGGCCTCGGAAAAGCCCTGCCCGGGGCTGAAGGAAGCGGCTTTGCGGGGTGGTCTTCACATACCGCCAACCTGAGAACCACTGAGGTCCGAGGGGAAAGACTTAAGACTTAGCGTCAGGACCAGAGTCAGCCCAGGAGGAGGCTCTGGATGGGGCTGTGACCGTGCACCTGAGGGAACCTGTCCCCACTCACGTCAGAGGAGCGGGGTGGCCCCGATGCACTCCGAGTCGCCTCCGCTtgtgagaaaacaaagaagaggaCCAGGAGTGCCAAGCTCAGGTCTCCACCAGCTTAACAAGAGTCTCCAGGGAATttggaggcccccccccccccgccccctcgccaAAGTGCCAGCGCGCTGCCCTCCACCAACTCTTTTGGCCTACACACCCGCCCCGGGCCCAGTCACCTGTCACCTGTTTTCCAAgtatggaaactgaggcctgtACCTTTGAAGAGGAGGTTGGCCTTGGGCAGGTCCAGCTGGTACCCGAAGGAGACACTGGTGTCCTGCATCCTTGTGCTGGCCTCGAACTCCACGCCCACCTGCAGCTGGAGGGGCCAGGGCAACACGCAGACAGTCAGCCTCCCGGGCCGGACTCCCGGGCACACGGGCCCCTGGCAGCCTGTGCCTGCAAAGTGCGCCCTCGCAGCCGGTCCCTGGACCAGCTCACCTGGTCGCTGGCTTTGTGGTAGTACGTCGCGTGCATGCCTGCCTGGCCCAACGTCACTGTCGCCAACCAGTTGTTCACTGTAAGACagcagggtggagggtggggcggACCACCAAGGGGGCTTGGAAGGCAGGCccgtctcctctctcctccctcagacccgggCCCCTGGCCCCCGGCCCTGACCCCTGCcctcaggccccaggctcacgTGTGTATTTCCCAGCTAGAGACATGACCGTGCCTTCCTCCCCGGGCCGCCGGTGGTAGACCAGCTCTCCACCCAGGGCCAGACACGGCGTGATGCTCTGCAGGTAGTGGGCCACGAGGATACCTGCGggtgagatgggggaggggtcaCCAGGGCTCGGTGGTCAGCTTCCGCCCAGCCAAGGTGCCGGGCCGGACTCCCACTCCAGGGAGCTTTCCAGGTTCGCCCCTGCTGGAGGCGCAGGGCCTGCCCTCAGGCCTCCCGCGCCCCGTGGGACCTCATCAGGTCTGTACCGCCCCACGAGGCTGGCGTTCACCTGCCACTCTATTTACAGAGGAGTCCACGGAGGCTAAGGAAGTAAGTCACTGATCCGTGGTCACAAGGTACGTGAGGGGCAGAATCTGGGCTCCTCTACCTCCCAGGCCTGCGTCCTGAACCACTATGCtgctgggagaggcaggagggtaGGGCTGGTAAGAGCACACCTCTGGGGgccagacagcctgggttcaaatcccagccccaccacccgCTGGCAGAGTTAATGGCGGGCCACTGGCGCCACCTCTCTGTGAACGGGACTGTCTTTCGAGGTTATGCTGTGGCCTAGAGGAGCGAATGAGGCGCAGGGTAGCGTGACCAGTGCTTGGTGATTGCTGGGACTGGCCACGGTGAGCTTTACGACTGGTTTCCTCTGCTCCCTGGCTGTA contains the following coding sequences:
- the APOE gene encoding apolipoprotein E; amino-acid sequence: MKVLWAALLVALLAGCWADVEPEPQLERELEPEAPWQASQPWEQALGRFRDYLRWVQTLSDQVQEEVLNTQVTQELTVLMEETMKEVKAYREELEEQLGPMASETQARVAKELQAAQARLGSDMEDVRNRLAQYRSEVQAMLGQSAEELRGRLASHLRKLRKRLLRDAEDLHKRLAVYRAGVREGAERSVSSIRERFWPLVEQARARNANVAAVAAQPLRERAEALGQQLRGRLDEVREQVEEMRVKMEEQADQMRQQAEAFQARLKSWFEPLVQDMQRQWAGLVEKLQAAVGTSPTTAPVEKQ